From the Acidobacteriota bacterium genome, one window contains:
- a CDS encoding dihydrolipoamide acetyltransferase family protein produces MSTPVVMPQMGESIAEGTIVRWIKKVGDSVDRDEPLFEISTDKVDAEIPSPAAGVLMDIAVKEGETVPVNSVVATIGAPGEKTAAPEPAGKAGAAGKAGEERASEKADATGTPGAAVGAPASPSTTNAPPVASQPAPPAQPAPSDGDERQKSSPLVRRIAKEHHVDIGRIAGTGLGGRVTKQDILAFIDSGVAAAPSFDSRPARPASAPLAQDQPRVTRGAGDEVVPMSVMRKKIAEHMVVSKRTSAHVYSIFEVNYSRVDQIRKTKKEEYERSGAKLTFTSFIAKVVVDCLRKHRVINSSIDGDNVIYRNDINLGIAVALDNGLIVPVVKAAGEKNTLGLSKAIQDIADRARAKKLNPEEVHGGTFTITNPGNFGAQFGLPIINQPQVAILGVGAIEKRPVVIDDAIAIRLMGFLTLGYDHRLVDGAVADQFMADVKKGIENFDPAQA; encoded by the coding sequence ATGTCCACACCCGTAGTCATGCCCCAGATGGGCGAGTCGATCGCCGAAGGCACCATCGTCCGCTGGATCAAGAAGGTCGGCGATTCAGTGGACCGCGACGAGCCGCTGTTCGAGATCTCCACCGACAAGGTCGATGCCGAGATCCCGTCGCCTGCCGCCGGTGTCCTGATGGACATTGCCGTGAAAGAAGGCGAGACGGTGCCGGTCAACAGCGTCGTCGCCACGATCGGCGCCCCTGGCGAAAAGACTGCGGCGCCTGAGCCGGCGGGTAAGGCTGGTGCGGCAGGTAAGGCTGGTGAGGAAAGGGCTTCAGAAAAGGCTGATGCCACCGGCACGCCCGGTGCTGCCGTAGGCGCGCCCGCCTCGCCGTCGACGACCAACGCTCCGCCGGTTGCGTCCCAACCAGCCCCACCCGCCCAACCAGCCCCTTCGGACGGCGACGAGCGTCAGAAATCGTCCCCCTTGGTTCGTCGCATCGCCAAGGAACACCACGTCGACATTGGCCGCATTGCCGGAACCGGCCTCGGCGGCCGCGTCACCAAGCAGGACATTCTTGCGTTTATCGACAGCGGCGTCGCTGCCGCGCCGTCCTTCGACTCGCGGCCCGCTCGCCCCGCGAGCGCGCCGCTCGCTCAGGATCAGCCCCGTGTGACCAGAGGGGCTGGTGACGAAGTCGTCCCTATGTCCGTGATGCGCAAGAAGATTGCCGAGCACATGGTGGTCAGCAAGCGCACCTCGGCGCACGTGTATTCGATCTTCGAGGTGAACTACTCGCGCGTCGATCAGATTCGCAAGACCAAGAAGGAAGAGTACGAACGGTCGGGCGCGAAGCTGACGTTCACGTCGTTCATCGCCAAGGTCGTGGTCGACTGCCTGCGCAAGCACCGGGTGATCAATTCGTCGATCGACGGCGACAACGTCATCTACCGCAACGACATCAACCTCGGCATCGCCGTGGCGCTCGACAACGGCCTGATCGTGCCGGTGGTGAAGGCGGCCGGCGAGAAGAACACCCTGGGCTTGTCGAAGGCCATCCAGGACATCGCCGATCGCGCGCGCGCCAAGAAGCTCAATCCTGAGGAGGTACATGGCGGCACCTTCACCATCACCAATCCTGGTAACTTCGGCGCGCAGTTCGGCCTGCCGATCATCAACCAGCCGCAGGTCGCCATTCTCGGCGTCGGCGCCATCGAGAAGCGCCCCGTGGTGATTGACGATGCCATTGCCATCAGGCTGATGGGGTTCCTGACCCTGGGCTACGACCACCGGCTGGTTGACGGCGCCGTCGCCGATCAGTTCATGGCCGACGTGAAGAAGGGCATCGAGAACTTCGATCCGGCGCAGGCATGA
- the lpdA gene encoding dihydrolipoyl dehydrogenase, whose protein sequence is MANEYDVVVIGAGTGGYVAAIRAAQLGLKVAVVEKQKSLGGTCLIWGCIPTKALLEHAHALKVAQSAKEWGLTGVDGAAVGIDMVAVHARKDKMITGLTGGIEMLFKKNKIEWLKGTARLTGKQGVEVTLHDGTKQNLSAGKEIIVATGSAPRSVPGIEVDRKKIIFSDEAIHLSSVPKSIAIMGSGAVGVEFASIFKSYGSEVTIIELLPRLVPGEDEAVSAELERTFKKRGIKVLTGSKVTAAKAGAKGVDIDVETQGKSQKLGFELLLVATGRGPVTEGLGAEALGIKMDRGYVVVDPLFKTSVPGISAIGDVITMGGPHYQLAHLASAEGLVLAERIAGQPVQPINYDHVPRCTYTEPEIGSVGLTEAQAREKGYDVRVGTFPFRALARARMAGETDGFVKIVADKKYDEILGVHIIGPRSTELIAEAVMALRMEVTVEELIKTIHAHPTMSEAVGEAAHAAHGAAIHL, encoded by the coding sequence ATGGCAAATGAATACGACGTTGTAGTGATCGGAGCGGGAACGGGCGGCTACGTGGCGGCCATTCGCGCCGCGCAGCTCGGCCTCAAGGTGGCGGTGGTCGAGAAGCAGAAGTCGCTGGGCGGCACCTGCCTGATCTGGGGCTGCATCCCCACCAAGGCGCTGCTCGAACACGCGCACGCGCTTAAAGTTGCGCAGAGCGCGAAAGAGTGGGGCCTGACCGGCGTCGATGGCGCCGCGGTCGGCATCGACATGGTCGCCGTGCACGCCCGCAAGGACAAGATGATCACCGGGCTGACCGGCGGCATCGAGATGCTCTTCAAGAAGAACAAGATCGAGTGGCTCAAGGGCACCGCCCGTCTCACGGGCAAGCAGGGCGTCGAAGTGACCCTGCACGATGGAACGAAGCAAAACCTCTCCGCCGGCAAGGAGATTATCGTCGCCACCGGCTCGGCGCCGCGCAGCGTCCCCGGCATTGAGGTCGATCGCAAGAAGATCATCTTCAGCGACGAAGCCATTCACCTCTCGTCCGTGCCGAAGTCGATTGCGATCATGGGCAGCGGCGCGGTGGGGGTCGAGTTCGCGTCGATCTTCAAGAGCTATGGCAGCGAAGTCACGATCATCGAGCTGCTGCCGCGGCTGGTGCCTGGCGAAGACGAGGCCGTGTCGGCCGAACTCGAGCGCACTTTCAAGAAGCGCGGCATCAAGGTGTTGACCGGCTCGAAGGTCACCGCCGCGAAGGCGGGCGCCAAGGGCGTCGACATCGACGTCGAGACCCAAGGGAAGTCGCAGAAGCTGGGCTTCGAGCTGCTGCTCGTGGCGACCGGCCGCGGTCCGGTGACCGAGGGTCTTGGTGCGGAAGCGCTCGGCATCAAGATGGATCGCGGTTACGTCGTGGTTGATCCCCTGTTCAAGACCAGCGTCCCCGGCATTTCCGCGATCGGCGACGTGATCACCATGGGTGGCCCGCACTACCAGCTCGCGCACCTGGCGTCGGCGGAAGGGCTCGTGCTCGCCGAGCGGATTGCCGGCCAGCCGGTGCAGCCGATCAACTACGACCATGTGCCGCGCTGCACCTACACCGAGCCGGAGATCGGCAGTGTCGGGTTGACCGAGGCACAGGCCAGGGAGAAGGGCTACGACGTTCGCGTGGGCACGTTCCCATTCCGCGCCCTGGCGCGCGCCCGCATGGCCGGCGAGACCGACGGCTTCGTGAAGATCGTCGCCGACAAGAAGTACGACGAGATCCTCGGCGTGCACATCATCGGCCCGCGCTCGACCGAGCTCATTGCCGAGGCGGTGATGGCGCTGCGCATGGAAGTGACCGTCGAAGAGCTGATCAAGACCATTCACGCGCACCCGACCATGTCGGAAGCGGTGGGCGAAGCCGCGCACGCCGCGCACGGCGCCGCAATCCACCTGTAG
- a CDS encoding sigma-54 dependent transcriptional regulator has protein sequence MSARRKTVLVIDAQDEARERLSQTLRRDYRVIRASSAEAGLALMDREEVDVLVTDIHLPALGGLHLLQVVRENFPLVEVIMTSAGPDVDSAVSAIKLGAYHFLTKDADPDVFRALVRHAGERQDLNRHVLTLQDAAGDAAARDFITGPSTALKDVLETVHKVAKLSATVLVLGESGTGKEMVARLLHRESVNAEAPFVAVNLAAIPRELVESTLFGHEKGAFTGAIQQRIGKFELANGGTLFLDEIGDLKSDLQAKLLRAIQEGEVERVGGTRAVRTSFRLIAATHVDLERAVKDGTFREDLFYRINVIPVRLPPLRERIEDLPVLVDFFIRRYSARFHKPVRGIAESTLRMLSHYWWPGNIRELENLVERLVAVSDHEWITDEDLPFEFHVVELDRTKSDTSLLDRALGTFERNFLVRALERNAWNVTQTARYLGVPLSTLKFKIERLEIRELARKIKK, from the coding sequence ATGTCGGCGCGCCGAAAAACCGTGCTCGTGATCGACGCCCAGGACGAGGCGCGCGAGCGCCTGTCGCAGACGCTGCGGCGCGACTACCGGGTGATTCGCGCTTCGTCCGCCGAAGCCGGGCTGGCACTGATGGACCGCGAGGAAGTCGACGTACTGGTCACCGACATTCACCTGCCGGCGCTTGGCGGCCTCCACTTGCTGCAGGTCGTGCGCGAGAACTTCCCGCTGGTCGAGGTGATCATGACGTCGGCCGGTCCCGACGTCGACTCGGCGGTCAGCGCCATCAAGCTCGGCGCGTATCACTTCCTCACCAAGGACGCCGACCCCGACGTGTTCCGGGCGCTCGTCCGGCACGCCGGCGAACGCCAGGACCTGAACCGCCACGTGCTGACGCTGCAGGATGCGGCGGGCGACGCCGCCGCCCGCGACTTCATCACCGGCCCCAGCACGGCGCTCAAGGACGTGCTCGAGACGGTGCACAAGGTCGCCAAGCTGTCGGCCACGGTGCTGGTGCTCGGCGAGAGCGGCACCGGCAAGGAAATGGTCGCGCGGCTGCTGCACCGCGAATCGGTCAACGCCGAGGCGCCCTTTGTGGCAGTCAACCTGGCCGCCATCCCACGCGAGCTGGTGGAGAGCACGCTGTTCGGCCACGAGAAGGGCGCGTTCACCGGCGCGATCCAGCAGCGCATCGGCAAGTTCGAACTGGCCAACGGCGGCACGCTGTTTCTTGATGAGATTGGCGACCTCAAGTCCGACCTGCAGGCCAAGCTGCTGCGGGCGATCCAGGAAGGCGAAGTGGAGCGGGTGGGTGGCACGCGCGCGGTGCGCACGTCGTTCAGGCTGATCGCCGCCACTCATGTCGACCTCGAGCGCGCGGTCAAGGACGGGACGTTCCGCGAGGACCTGTTCTATCGCATCAACGTCATCCCGGTGCGGTTGCCGCCGCTGCGCGAGCGCATTGAAGACCTGCCGGTGCTGGTGGACTTCTTCATCCGCCGCTACAGCGCGCGCTTCCACAAGCCGGTGCGCGGCATCGCCGAGTCAACGTTGCGCATGCTGTCGCATTACTGGTGGCCGGGGAACATCCGCGAGCTCGAGAACCTGGTCGAGCGGCTGGTCGCGGTGTCGGATCACGAGTGGATTACCGACGAAGACCTGCCCTTCGAGTTCCACGTCGTCGAGCTCGACCGCACCAAGTCGGACACCAGCCTGCTGGACCGGGCGCTCGGCACGTTCGAACGCAACTTCCTGGTGCGCGCGCTCGAGCGCAACGCCTGGAACGTCACGCAGACAGCGCGCTACCTGGGCGTGCCGCTGAGCACGTTGAAGTTCAAGATTGAACGACTGGAAATTCGGGAGCTGGCGAGGAAGATCAAGAAGTAG
- a CDS encoding HU family DNA-binding protein, whose amino-acid sequence MDEARRMGKSELFSHFAERFDVKRTQSREFFDELAILCEKELKRTGEFVIPGMVKLVVQHRKARTGRNPATGQPIEIAPKTVVKARIVKQLKDAILPKKPK is encoded by the coding sequence ATGGACGAAGCCCGAAGGATGGGCAAGTCGGAGCTCTTTTCGCACTTCGCCGAACGGTTTGACGTCAAGCGCACGCAGTCGCGTGAGTTCTTTGACGAACTGGCGATTCTTTGCGAGAAGGAACTGAAGCGCACCGGAGAGTTCGTCATCCCCGGCATGGTGAAGCTCGTCGTGCAGCACCGCAAGGCGCGCACCGGGCGCAACCCGGCGACCGGCCAGCCAATCGAGATCGCGCCGAAGACCGTCGTCAAGGCGCGGATCGTCAAGCAGCTGAAGGACGCGATTCTTCCGAAGAAGCCGAAGTAA
- the queF gene encoding preQ(1) synthase: MSTASTIETFPNPRPEREFEIAIDCPEFTSMCPKTGLPDFGVIRIRYVPAARCLELKSLKYYLLEFRNKGIFYEAATNQILDDLVGACAPVRMTVIGDFTARGGITTKVTAEFARPV, from the coding sequence ATGTCTACCGCGTCGACCATCGAGACGTTTCCCAACCCGCGGCCCGAGCGCGAATTCGAGATCGCGATCGACTGCCCCGAGTTTACGTCGATGTGCCCCAAGACGGGCCTCCCCGACTTTGGCGTCATCCGCATCCGCTACGTGCCGGCGGCGCGCTGCCTCGAGCTCAAGTCTCTCAAATACTATCTGCTGGAGTTCCGGAACAAGGGAATTTTCTACGAGGCCGCCACTAACCAGATTTTGGACGACCTGGTGGGGGCGTGTGCCCCGGTCCGGATGACCGTGATCGGCGACTTCACGGCGCGCGGCGGGATTACGACCAAGGTGACGGCCGAGTTCGCCAGGCCGGTTTAG